The genome window agtccagagcctcccTGGCAGCACGCTACGGCCTGAGCAGCAGTGAGGCAGGCAGGAGGCTGACCGCCTTCTTCAAGGGTCTGGGTGAGTGCAAAGGTTAAAAGATAAACcattgtgtatctgtgtaatatAGGACATGGGTTTATCTGACACATTAGTGAGATACATTATATTTAGATAAAATATACTGACTGGTGTGACTGTTGTGTTTCAGGGGTTCACCACGTGTTTGACACCAGCTTCAGCAGGACCTTCAGCCTGttggagagtcagagagagtttgTGGAGCGGTTCCATCGGAAGGAGCAAGACAAGCAGGCCCTGCCCATGCTGGCCTCTGCCTGCCCAGGTAACCAGTTATACCTCAACACCTTAACTAGCCCCTGATTATCTCCAGGCCAGAATCCTTCCAATAGAACTTCAGAAACCACCAACCAGTGTTGAAACCACCAACCAGTGTTGTCTTCAGGTTAATTAATAATACAGGCTTGTGTTCAGGTTCATTGATAATACAGGCTTGTGTTCAGATTCGTTAATAATATAGGCTTGTGTTCAGGTCCAGTAATAATACAGGCTTGTGTTGTCTTCAGGTTGGATCTGCTATGCAGAGAAAACCCATGGAGAGTTCATCCTGCCCTACGTCAGCTCCACCCGCTCCCCACAGCAGATGATGGGCTCTCTGGTGAAGGGCTTCTTCGCTGGCCAGCAGGTTGGTAGGGGCTCATTGACACTAGAGTCCTGCATGGGTCTGTTTTTTGGAGCCGCACCCGCCCCGCTCCAGCCACATAAATTCTGAGCCTACCCGACATTAAGAGAGATTTTTCTGTGCAATCCGACCGAGCCGCATAAAATTGTTCCGCGAGCTGATCAGTTAACCCGCCAAATAACATCTATTTATTTAGTGTTTGTGACTCCTGTGTAGTAGGCTAATATTCTTCTTCCCTGCATGAATGAATTTGTCTGCATGCCTATTCAACATGAATTAagaacaatatatattttttcttcacaaTGCAATGCGGCACATTGACAACTCAAATCGCTTTGAAAAGCCTTCCAATTAGCCTTCTTACTTCATGAAGCCTATAGCCGACATAACGAAACAAGACCTTTACATTCAATATTGTTTAGATAATCAAATAATTTAATTGAAACTTAAAGggattctctggtacttttgtatactttttagccagtagttctgaaagtagcatcCACGAGCTAAAACTGGTCCCCGAAAATGGTGTACTACATAACATATTTGCAGATATGTGCtccacgtcattgctctctctcttgttctgctGTGTGTGATTCTTGCTAGTTGTCACTCAAATAGCGATGGGCTGAATCTCATTGGCTGGAActtgaattgctagggggctggcccatgtGGGGGGAAGTTAGGGAAAATGGCGCaacacagcttccagaaaacagtCGCTTTTAAACTAAGGATTTTGTggttaattgaggtaagacagtaattctgctcatagattatgcgtATATatactacacattgacacatccagcccaaagcggaaGGTTTAAAAAAGATTGACAAGTCACTAAACTACCTGAGCATGTCTTTCCCAGAGTAATTTATTTACTAGGCTACACTTTTACCAGCAGCACTGGTTTAAACGTTATATGGCCTGCGTATGGTCTAAATGTACGAAAGCCTGATTTACATAATCATTCACTAATAATTAACTGAATTATCGTAAACAAATACCTGCTTGCACTTTTTGCAGGCTGTGCATCCATCTACCGAGTTGTTGACCTTGTCCAAAATCCTTCCAAAGCGGGGATTTCACTCACGCAGCACCTGTTTCCACGATTGTGTATTCCCCCATCATAACTTTTAATTTCTTTATTTGTCCTGTTACGTTAGCCATTTTCGCATGAGATAGGCTAGCCAGGGAATGGCAATGTATTGGCAATGTATTCTTATGTGGGGGAAGGGAACATAAGCTCTGCATGTGGACAAATTAAAATGTTTCTGCACCACACAAATAATGGACAGTTCCCTGCTCCACACTTTAACTGCGTGTGTGGCTGGTAGCCTTCTATGTCTGCCTCACCGCTCACAGAATGGAATTCACATAATGCAAAAAGACAAGCTCCTgggtttgtaaaaaaaatatgtgtTTTCTTGATTTAAAAAGTTTCTGACCTGCAATATAATTGTTCTGAACCGGAAGCCGACCCCAGCTGATGATGCAGGAGTCTGACATTCAGCGATGCAGACTGCAGGGTTAAATATCTAGATGTTAGTTATGGAATAGACTAAATGGAGTCAGGTGATATAGATCAAAGATGTAGAGTAATGTTTAATAGATTTGGATGATGATTCTATCATGTCTGTATAGTAGGATGAGATCTTCTAAAGGATATGACTGAcaggtgtgtgttgttgttgcagGGCCTGAACCCTCAGCAGATCTACCATGTGACTGTGATGCCCTGCTATGATAAGAAACTGGAGGCCTCCAGGCCTGACTTCTACCTGGAGGAGGCTGACACCAGAGAGGTGGACTGTGTCATCACTTCAGGTAGGGAGGACATTAAACTACTATGGCAGATAGTATtcaaagtgtgtatgtgtgtctgtgtgtgttttccattttgaaacacatttttaaatgtacattttctgatgtgtgtttctgtttattTCATGACAGGAGAAGTtctgaagatgctagaggaagaGAAAGTGTTGCTCAGTGATGTGGAGCCAGCCCCATTAGATACAATGTAAGGGTTTGAACCTCATCTTTTACATATAAATGAATACATACTTGTGTGTCAGGAGAACtccagaaggtgtgtgtgtgcagtgtgcgtCAGGAGAActcctgaaggtgtgtgtgtgcagtgtgcgtCAGGAGAACtccagaaggtgtgtgtgtgcagtgtgcgtCAGGAGAACtccagaaggtgtgtgtgtgtgcagtgtgcgtCAGGAGAActcctgaaggtgtgtgtgtgcagtgtgcgtCAGGAGAACtccagaaggtgtgtgtgtgcagtgtgtgtcagGAGAACtccagaaggtgtgtgtgtgcagtgtgcgtCAGGAGAACtccagaaggtgtgtgtgtgcagtgtatgTCAGGAGAACtccagaaggtgtgtgtgtgcagtgtgcgtCAAGAGAACTCcagaaggtgtgtgtgtccagtgtgcgtCAGGAGAACTCCACACTTGCTGATGTGTGTGTGGACTTGTGTCCCTGCAggttcagcagtgtgtgtggtgaTGAGTTGCTGGGCCATGCAGGGAGCGGTTCAGGAGGATACCTCCATCACGTGTTCACACACGCTGCCAGACAGCTGTTTGGAGAGGAGGTGAAGGAGCTCACCTACAAGACACTCAAGTAAGTCAGTCGGGCCCTGCAGTATTAAAGCCCTGTTAGGAGCTCACCTCTGCTAATTGGTTAGCTTTCACTTAGTTGTGTCAACTGTGAAATAGTGCAGGCAAAATACTCAGTCTCTCTTCATTTCCATGAGATGTGCAGGGAAGTCTGTCTCTGCTTCCTGTCAGCCATGGAAGTATAGATTTGTTGAGAAGAATAACCCTGAGATTAGAGCACGTTTAAGAAACAGGGGTTTCTGATTGGACAAATCCAAGTAGTCCTTCCCTGTTTGTCTGATTTCTtgcatttggtgcctaatgaacacaaccctgattAACCTGTCCCCTTTAGGAACAAGGACTTCCAGGAGGTGACCCTGGAAAGGGACGGTGTGGTCGTGCTGCGTTTTGCCGCAACCTACGGTTTCCGCAACATCCAGAACCTGGTGCAGAAACTCAAGAGGGGAAAGTCATCCTACCACTTCGTAGAGGTCATGGCCTGTCCGTCAGGTGAGGAAAGAGGAGGCTTTGTTTGTTGGTTTACATTTGTGTTTAATATAAACACAAGATACTATAtacaaatgcatgttttttttcttcccacaTTCAAGAGGGTGGAATTAAATTATAATGTCTtgtccatttatttatttatttatttactgctATGGTTGAAGTCTCTATTCTACATTTGCACAGAAGCTACCACAGGAAGCAGCTAGTATTAGAAAGCACACTGCATGAATTCCCCTGAGGAATGGTTCCTGTATGTAATGGCATTTTTTTGGTTCAAGTCAAAGTtgacttacaaaaaaattgaagctgaaattaggattttattttaggaataaggcttgtttttcttttgaagccagaaggaggctagtatcagctacatttatgcctttactagactatggggatgttttatatatgaatgcttccgctcagtgtttgagatcaattgacaccctttaccatggcactttgagatttattttaaactgcaaaaccctcacgcaccactgcactttgtataccagggttggctggccttctctagtcactcgtaggctcactcactggtatacttttatttacaaagccattttgagtttactacctttttatttgggcatttttattgttcagaaatgtggtgggtgctctcttcgttcgctggactttatcctactaactgttccaaatgtccgaactgaatttggtaaaagggcttttatgtactctgcgccatcgtcttggaacgccttacaaaatacttttaaactggaagaacttgtcccgattggtatttttaaatcactgatgaatggtCTTGagtctgattccctgacctgtcaatgtttttaatttgctgtttttgattttgttatactcttgtgaattctatggtttttactagattacttgtagtttttcatgttgtttgtctgtaatttttgtaatgacttggcgctgcctatcttggccaggacggtcttgaaaaagagattttaaatctcaatgagcccttcctggttaaataaaggttaaataaaaataaaaataaaaagtgaacTTGTAAAACcagttgtgtgttgtgtttcctcactgtgtgtgtatacaggttgTC of Salmo trutta chromosome 1, fSalTru1.1, whole genome shotgun sequence contains these proteins:
- the LOC115205558 gene encoding cytosolic Fe-S cluster assembly factor narfl isoform X2, which translates into the protein MVSQFSGVLQLTDLDDFITPSQECVKPVKVEKKQGRSVAKIQIEDDGSYFQVKQDGGKQKLEKAKITLNDCLACSGCITSAESVLITQQSHEEIYRVLRNNKAGVAEQKVVVVSVSPQSRASLAARYGLSSSEAGRRLTAFFKGLGVHHVFDTSFSRTFSLLESQREFVERFHRKEQDKQALPMLASACPGWICYAEKTHGEFILPYVSSTRSPQQMMGSLVKGFFAGQQGLNPQQIYHVTVMPCYDKKLEASRPDFYLEEADTREVDCVITSGEVLKMLEEEKVLLSDVEPAPLDTMFSSVCGDELLGHAGSGSGGYLHHVFTHAARQLFGEEVKELTYKTLKNKDFQEVTLERDGVVVLRFAATYGFRNIQNLVQKLKRGKSSYHFVEVMACPSGCLNGGGQVKPLPEQNNKELLQQVEDLYREERPLVPEEDQRVAELYQSWLQSVGEERARELLHTQYHAVEKATNGLLVKW
- the LOC115205558 gene encoding cytosolic Fe-S cluster assembly factor narfl isoform X1 — translated: MVSQFSGVLQLTDLDDFITPSQECVKPVKVEKKQGRSVAKIQIEDDGSYFQVKQDGGKQKLEKAKITLNDCLACSGCITSAESVLITQQSHEEIYRVLRNNKQAGVAEQKVVVVSVSPQSRASLAARYGLSSSEAGRRLTAFFKGLGVHHVFDTSFSRTFSLLESQREFVERFHRKEQDKQALPMLASACPGWICYAEKTHGEFILPYVSSTRSPQQMMGSLVKGFFAGQQGLNPQQIYHVTVMPCYDKKLEASRPDFYLEEADTREVDCVITSGEVLKMLEEEKVLLSDVEPAPLDTMFSSVCGDELLGHAGSGSGGYLHHVFTHAARQLFGEEVKELTYKTLKNKDFQEVTLERDGVVVLRFAATYGFRNIQNLVQKLKRGKSSYHFVEVMACPSGCLNGGGQVKPLPEQNNKELLQQVEDLYREERPLVPEEDQRVAELYQSWLQSVGEERARELLHTQYHAVEKATNGLLVKW